The Geodermatophilaceae bacterium NBWT11 genome has a segment encoding these proteins:
- a CDS encoding branched-chain amino acid ABC transporter permease, whose protein sequence is MTYVQVVLNGILLGGFYLLMAQGLNLVFGVMGIVNLAHGAFIVLGGLGVWSLYGAGVNPFLGLVVVMVAAAALGAFVQWAVIERIKGTAKQHELLTLMATFGLSYILINLGQQYWGSDYRTIDFLQSAVVVGPLRFSLALIVGVVLAAVITLGIAFWLTRTRSGTSLRAQAQSPLGAGACGINPRRLRLVGFSVGAAVAAAAGMLLVMTQPIAPQAATNFTIVAFVVIALGGLGNYKGAAVGALLVGVVQTVSGYELGAVVQAAAPYLMLILVMLFKPAGLLSRKASA, encoded by the coding sequence GTGACGTACGTACAGGTGGTGCTCAACGGCATCCTGCTGGGTGGCTTCTACCTGCTCATGGCGCAGGGGCTGAACCTGGTCTTCGGTGTCATGGGCATCGTCAACCTGGCCCACGGGGCGTTCATCGTCCTCGGCGGGCTCGGGGTCTGGAGCCTGTACGGCGCCGGGGTCAACCCGTTCCTCGGGCTGGTGGTCGTGATGGTGGCCGCTGCCGCCCTCGGCGCGTTCGTGCAGTGGGCGGTCATCGAGCGGATCAAGGGGACGGCGAAGCAGCACGAGCTGCTGACCCTGATGGCCACGTTCGGCCTGTCCTACATCCTGATCAACCTCGGCCAGCAGTACTGGGGCTCGGACTACCGCACCATCGACTTCCTCCAGTCGGCGGTCGTGGTGGGTCCCCTCCGGTTCTCCCTGGCGCTGATCGTCGGCGTCGTGCTCGCCGCGGTCATCACCCTGGGCATCGCGTTCTGGCTCACCCGCACCCGGTCGGGCACCAGCCTCCGGGCGCAGGCGCAGAGCCCGCTCGGGGCCGGGGCCTGCGGGATCAACCCCCGCAGGCTCCGGCTCGTCGGCTTCAGCGTGGGTGCGGCCGTCGCCGCGGCCGCCGGGATGCTCCTGGTGATGACCCAGCCGATCGCCCCCCAGGCGGCCACCAACTTCACCATCGTGGCGTTCGTGGTCATCGCCCTGGGCGGGCTCGGCAACTACAAGGGGGCCGCCGTCGGCGCGCTCCTGGTCGGCGTCGTCCAGACGGTGTCCGGCTACGAGCTCGGCGCCGTGGTCCAGGCGGCGGCGCCCTACCTGATGCTCATCCTGGTGATGCTGTTCAAGCCTGCCGGGCTGCTCTCGAGGAAGGCCTCGGCATGA
- a CDS encoding SDR family oxidoreductase: protein MSQPGPTAPSLDGRTVLVTGGASGIGAGAVVVLAARGAHVVVADRDLDGATAVAEAATAAGGSAEAVEVDVTDRAAAQALFDGLRGRGVLVDGLVNSAGVASRVAFTDMPDDEWDRVIAVNLTGTTTMTQLLARELLARGATGSIVNLASVMAHFATLNVASYAASKGGVAMLTRVAALELAPQGIRVNAVSPGYIETGMTRRTFSVPRFRDAVLARTPMGRFGTPDDVGRVIAFLLSDDAAYLTGQVLPVDGGMTAGDASIASPSAAEVAAAGL, encoded by the coding sequence ATGAGCCAGCCCGGCCCGACCGCGCCGTCCCTCGACGGGCGCACCGTGCTCGTGACCGGGGGAGCGTCTGGGATCGGTGCCGGTGCCGTCGTGGTGCTCGCCGCCCGGGGGGCGCACGTCGTCGTCGCCGACCGTGACCTCGACGGCGCCACCGCCGTCGCCGAGGCGGCCACCGCCGCCGGCGGCTCGGCCGAGGCGGTCGAGGTCGACGTCACCGACCGGGCCGCGGCGCAGGCGCTCTTCGACGGCCTGCGCGGGCGCGGGGTCCTCGTCGACGGCCTGGTGAACAGCGCCGGCGTGGCCAGCCGGGTCGCCTTCACCGACATGCCCGACGACGAGTGGGACCGGGTCATCGCGGTCAACCTGACCGGCACGACGACCATGACCCAGCTGCTGGCGAGGGAACTGCTCGCCCGCGGTGCGACCGGCTCGATCGTCAACCTGGCCTCGGTGATGGCCCACTTCGCCACCCTCAACGTGGCCTCCTACGCCGCGTCCAAGGGCGGGGTCGCCATGCTCACCCGGGTCGCTGCCCTCGAGCTGGCCCCGCAGGGCATCCGGGTCAACGCGGTCAGCCCCGGCTACATCGAGACCGGGATGACCCGCCGCACCTTCTCGGTGCCCCGCTTCCGCGACGCCGTCCTCGCCCGCACCCCGATGGGCCGCTTCGGCACCCCCGACGACGTCGGCCGGGTCATCGCCTTCCTGCTGTCCGACGACGCGGCCTACCTCACCGGCCAGGTCCTGCCCGTCGACGGCGGGATGACCGCCGGCGACGCCTCGATCGCCTCCCCCTCGGCCGCCGAGGTCGCGGCAGCCGGTCTCTGA
- a CDS encoding ABC transporter ATP-binding protein yields the protein MKLFGGGATRERDTSGTGPALEVAGLTAGYGALRVLHEVSLSVARNEVVGVLGANGAGKTTLLRAIAGVVRPQGGTVTLLGRDVTGLPDHAMTRAGVGHVPSGRELFADMSVEDNLAMGGQALPAARAAELRSRVLELFPALSAMLDRRAGSMSGGEQQMLAFGRALMTDPSLLLLDEPSTGLAPAIVASLFDALRELIAAGGMSVVLVEQNAGLALEVVERAFVLRQGRIVLEGTAEEMRGGNLVDAYLGA from the coding sequence GTGAAGCTCTTCGGCGGCGGGGCCACCCGCGAGCGGGACACCTCCGGCACCGGCCCGGCCCTCGAGGTCGCCGGCCTCACCGCCGGCTACGGCGCCCTCCGGGTGCTCCACGAGGTCTCGCTGAGCGTGGCCCGCAACGAGGTGGTCGGGGTCCTGGGCGCCAACGGGGCCGGCAAGACCACCCTGCTGCGTGCGATCGCCGGCGTCGTCCGGCCCCAGGGCGGCACCGTCACCCTGCTCGGCCGCGACGTCACCGGGCTGCCCGACCACGCGATGACCCGCGCCGGCGTGGGCCACGTGCCCAGCGGCCGCGAGCTGTTCGCCGACATGAGCGTGGAGGACAACCTGGCCATGGGCGGCCAGGCGCTGCCGGCTGCCCGGGCCGCCGAGCTGCGCAGCCGGGTGCTCGAGCTCTTCCCGGCGCTGTCGGCGATGCTCGACCGCCGGGCCGGCTCGATGTCCGGCGGTGAGCAGCAGATGCTGGCCTTCGGCCGGGCCCTGATGACCGACCCGTCGCTGCTGCTGCTCGACGAGCCCTCCACCGGCCTGGCCCCGGCCATCGTGGCCTCGCTGTTCGACGCCCTCCGCGAGCTGATCGCCGCCGGCGGCATGAGCGTGGTCCTGGTCGAGCAGAACGCCGGCCTGGCCCTGGAGGTCGTGGAGCGCGCCTTCGTGCTCCGCCAGGGCCGGATCGTCCTCGAGGGCACCGCCGAGGAGATGCGCGGCGGCAACCTGGTCGACGCCTACCTCGGCGCCTGA
- a CDS encoding branched-chain amino acid ABC transporter ATP-binding protein/permease, which translates to MTDPTPSTDRPAGGSLVAGLMSRSRGPRHTGGRLPSTRSDVLQIGLLAVLVAAFLSWGLLGSLSQNQLAIDVAMFVALAYAFNIISGFTGYISFGQVVFFGFGAFATALLIIHADVPWFLAAVLGGIGGAVVAVPIGWVMLRLQGIYFALGMFGLAYIVSLLLSQWELTGGSTGLVVPGVIAQKPVLLGITGVAVLAFAVNAFMARSPFGLRAMAVRDDEQVAEAMGVATTRVKVVTFTLSALMPALVGGMVAYNRAFIDTSTVFNPALDLQVIVLVLAGGIGTLWGPLIGAVVLTIVSDQLASAFPDYQLALFGLLIVLVTVFLPGGIVSLANKVGWLRREIVRGTTDLPTEAELEKRLTAAHAHRSPADTDAELLVCRDVGVTFGGVQALREVDFTVRRGQTVFIIGANGAGKTTLFNAIAGVVTPSKGSIVFDGQPVVGGAPAHRLARRGLARTFQIPRPFASMTVWENVYLAALGGRHRGQAQEQAAWVVQVLGLEEIRFHASDTLAVGHRRMVELGRALALGPSLILLDEVMAGMSDEELEVVRDAIRRMPAFGVDAVAGIEHVIKAIVDLADEIVVMDRGATILTGAPTEVLRHPEVIRAYLGSGVGLGVGSADVPEDVTP; encoded by the coding sequence ATGACCGACCCGACCCCCTCCACCGACCGCCCCGCCGGCGGCTCCCTGGTCGCCGGGCTGATGAGCCGGTCCCGCGGGCCCCGGCACACCGGCGGACGGCTGCCCTCCACCCGCAGCGACGTCCTCCAGATCGGGCTGCTCGCCGTCCTCGTCGCGGCGTTCCTGTCCTGGGGGCTGCTGGGCTCGCTGTCGCAGAACCAGCTGGCGATCGACGTCGCGATGTTCGTGGCGCTGGCGTACGCCTTCAACATCATCAGCGGGTTCACCGGCTACATCAGCTTCGGCCAGGTGGTCTTCTTCGGCTTCGGGGCGTTCGCCACCGCGCTGTTGATCATCCACGCGGACGTGCCCTGGTTCCTGGCCGCGGTGCTCGGCGGCATCGGCGGCGCCGTCGTCGCCGTGCCCATCGGCTGGGTCATGCTCCGGCTGCAGGGCATCTACTTCGCCCTCGGCATGTTCGGGCTGGCCTACATCGTCTCGCTGCTGCTGTCCCAGTGGGAGCTGACCGGTGGCTCCACCGGTCTGGTCGTGCCCGGCGTCATCGCCCAGAAGCCGGTCCTGCTGGGCATCACCGGCGTCGCCGTCCTGGCCTTCGCGGTGAACGCCTTCATGGCCCGCTCGCCGTTCGGCCTGCGCGCGATGGCGGTGCGGGACGACGAGCAGGTCGCCGAGGCGATGGGCGTGGCCACCACCCGGGTCAAGGTCGTCACCTTCACGCTCAGCGCCCTGATGCCCGCCCTCGTCGGCGGCATGGTCGCCTACAACCGGGCCTTCATCGACACCTCCACGGTGTTCAACCCGGCGCTGGACCTGCAGGTCATCGTGCTGGTGCTCGCCGGGGGCATCGGCACGCTGTGGGGTCCGCTGATCGGTGCGGTCGTGCTGACGATCGTCAGCGACCAGCTCGCCAGCGCGTTCCCCGACTACCAGCTGGCCCTGTTCGGCCTGCTCATCGTGCTGGTCACCGTCTTCCTGCCCGGCGGCATCGTCTCGCTGGCCAACAAGGTCGGCTGGCTGCGCCGGGAGATCGTCCGCGGGACCACCGACCTGCCGACCGAGGCGGAGCTGGAGAAGCGGCTCACCGCGGCGCACGCCCACCGCAGCCCGGCCGACACCGACGCCGAGCTGCTGGTCTGCCGCGACGTGGGGGTCACCTTCGGCGGCGTGCAGGCGCTGCGCGAGGTCGACTTCACCGTCCGCCGCGGCCAGACGGTGTTCATCATCGGGGCCAACGGCGCCGGCAAGACCACCCTGTTCAACGCGATCGCCGGCGTCGTCACCCCGTCGAAGGGCTCGATCGTCTTCGACGGCCAGCCCGTCGTCGGCGGCGCCCCGGCGCACCGGCTCGCCCGCCGCGGCCTGGCCCGCACCTTCCAGATCCCGCGGCCCTTCGCCTCGATGACCGTCTGGGAGAACGTGTACCTGGCAGCCCTGGGCGGCCGGCACCGCGGCCAGGCCCAGGAGCAGGCGGCCTGGGTGGTGCAGGTGCTGGGGCTGGAGGAGATCCGCTTCCACGCCTCGGACACCCTGGCCGTCGGGCACCGCCGGATGGTCGAGCTCGGCCGCGCCCTGGCGCTGGGCCCGTCGCTGATCCTGCTCGACGAGGTCATGGCCGGGATGAGCGACGAGGAGCTCGAGGTCGTCCGGGACGCCATCCGCCGGATGCCCGCGTTCGGGGTCGACGCCGTCGCCGGCATCGAGCACGTCATCAAGGCCATCGTCGACCTGGCCGACGAGATCGTCGTCATGGACAGAGGAGCCACCATTCTCACCGGCGCACCCACCGAGGTCCTGCGGCATCCCGAGGTGATCCGGGCCTACCTGGGCTCCGGCGTGGGCCTGGGTGTCGGCTCGGCCGACGTCCCCGAGGACGTGACCCCGTGA
- a CDS encoding thiolase family protein → MRDAVIVEAVRTPVGKRNGGLSGVHPTELSAHVLKSLVSRAGVDPVLVDDVIWGCVSQVGEQTYDIARNAVLSAGWPESVPGTTVDRQCGSSQQAVHFAAAGLVAGHYDVVVAGGVESMSRVPMGSSTQGQDPLGQVYRDRYDGVSPNQGVGAELIAEKWGLSRTQLDEFAIRSHERAATAQDEGRFDAQIAPVDAPEGRVTQDEGIRRGGTVEGLAGLKTPFKEDGVVSAGNASQISDGSAALLMMTAEKAAELGLKPIARVHSVALAGDDPVKMLTAPIPATKKVLERSGLRLDEIGVFEINEAFAPVPLAWQAEIGGDEKLLNPLGGAIALGHPLGGSGARIMTTMLFHMRDNGIRYGLQSMCEGGGQANATVLELL, encoded by the coding sequence ATGCGCGACGCAGTCATCGTCGAGGCCGTCCGCACGCCCGTCGGCAAGCGCAACGGGGGCCTGTCCGGCGTCCACCCCACCGAGCTGTCGGCCCACGTGCTGAAGTCCCTCGTCTCCCGCGCCGGGGTCGACCCGGTGCTGGTCGACGACGTGATCTGGGGCTGTGTCTCCCAGGTCGGTGAGCAGACCTACGACATCGCCCGCAACGCGGTGCTCTCCGCCGGCTGGCCCGAGAGCGTCCCCGGCACCACCGTGGACCGCCAGTGCGGCTCCTCCCAGCAGGCCGTGCACTTCGCCGCCGCCGGGCTGGTCGCCGGGCACTACGACGTCGTCGTCGCCGGTGGTGTGGAGTCGATGTCCCGCGTGCCGATGGGCTCCTCCACCCAGGGCCAGGACCCGCTGGGCCAGGTCTACCGCGACCGCTACGACGGCGTGTCCCCCAACCAGGGCGTCGGCGCGGAGCTGATCGCCGAGAAGTGGGGCCTGTCGCGCACCCAGCTCGACGAGTTCGCCATCCGTTCGCACGAGCGCGCCGCCACCGCCCAGGACGAGGGCCGCTTCGACGCCCAGATCGCCCCGGTCGACGCCCCTGAGGGCCGGGTGACCCAGGACGAGGGCATCCGCCGCGGCGGCACCGTCGAGGGCCTCGCCGGGCTCAAGACCCCCTTCAAGGAGGACGGCGTCGTCTCCGCGGGCAACGCCAGCCAGATCTCCGACGGCTCGGCCGCGCTGCTCATGATGACCGCCGAGAAGGCCGCCGAGCTGGGCCTGAAGCCCATCGCCCGGGTGCACAGCGTCGCGCTGGCCGGCGACGACCCGGTCAAGATGCTCACCGCCCCCATCCCGGCGACCAAGAAGGTGCTCGAGCGCTCCGGCCTGCGGCTGGACGAGATCGGCGTCTTCGAGATCAACGAGGCCTTCGCCCCCGTCCCGCTGGCCTGGCAGGCCGAGATCGGCGGCGACGAGAAGCTGCTCAACCCCCTCGGCGGCGCCATCGCCCTGGGCCACCCCCTGGGCGGCTCCGGCGCCCGCATCATGACCACGATGCTGTTCCACATGCGCGACAACGGGATCCGCTACGGCCTGCAGTCGATGTGCGAGGGCGGCGGCCAGGCCAACGCCACCGTGCTCGAGCTCCTCTGA
- a CDS encoding ABC transporter substrate-binding protein — translation MSRSTKVAVGIAVSATVLAGCGGGSDDGSAGGGSSDEPITIGATVSLTGAYASSGTNVSNGYQLAVDQINADGGVLGRQLELDLQDDQSDAAVVGRLYTEFLGTDEVDALLSPYGSALGGPAAQLAERYQTPMAHSQTSSPAVFEGTEWNVMAGLTPGYTVLADVPAFAAENGYTRITLVNNDLDAFSAICDGVEDGIEDAGGTLVDRIEYAASTSDFSSTALRIAEGDPEVVVECSAIQDSIGLTRAMDQGGFRPAIIASPTASDPAFADSLGELSARAIGYSEFSESLGFEGSEEFVQGYDEAYDTPVNSQAAGAYATVQVLAAAIEEAGSTDKEAVNTALHDGSFDTVIGTYSVDETGVQTGYSPILFQYQDGAQAVVFPSDEAGAVAAQLPY, via the coding sequence ATGAGCAGGTCCACGAAGGTCGCCGTCGGCATCGCGGTCTCCGCCACCGTCCTCGCGGGGTGCGGCGGTGGGTCCGACGACGGCTCCGCAGGGGGCGGCTCGTCCGACGAGCCCATCACCATCGGGGCCACCGTCTCCCTGACCGGCGCCTACGCCTCCTCGGGCACCAACGTCTCCAACGGCTACCAGCTGGCCGTGGACCAGATCAACGCCGACGGTGGGGTGCTCGGCCGTCAGCTCGAGCTCGACCTGCAGGACGACCAGAGCGACGCCGCCGTCGTCGGTCGGCTCTACACCGAGTTCCTCGGCACCGACGAGGTCGACGCCCTGCTCAGCCCCTACGGCAGCGCCCTCGGCGGCCCGGCCGCGCAGCTCGCCGAGCGGTACCAGACCCCCATGGCGCACAGCCAGACGTCCTCCCCGGCGGTGTTCGAGGGCACCGAGTGGAACGTGATGGCCGGTCTCACCCCGGGCTACACCGTCCTGGCCGACGTCCCGGCCTTCGCCGCGGAGAACGGCTACACCCGGATCACGCTGGTCAACAACGACCTGGACGCCTTCTCCGCGATCTGCGACGGCGTCGAGGACGGCATCGAGGACGCCGGCGGCACGCTGGTCGACCGCATCGAGTACGCCGCCTCCACCAGCGACTTCTCCTCCACCGCGCTGCGCATCGCCGAGGGCGACCCCGAGGTCGTCGTCGAGTGCTCCGCGATCCAGGACTCCATCGGCCTCACCCGGGCCATGGACCAGGGCGGCTTCCGCCCCGCGATCATCGCCTCGCCCACCGCCTCGGACCCGGCCTTCGCCGACTCCCTCGGTGAGCTGTCGGCCCGTGCCATCGGCTACAGCGAGTTCTCCGAGAGCCTGGGCTTCGAGGGCAGCGAGGAGTTCGTGCAGGGCTACGACGAGGCCTACGACACCCCGGTGAACAGCCAGGCCGCCGGCGCGTACGCCACGGTCCAGGTGCTCGCCGCCGCCATCGAGGAGGCCGGCAGCACCGACAAGGAGGCCGTCAACACCGCGCTCCACGACGGCTCGTTCGACACGGTCATCGGCACCTACTCCGTCGACGAGACCGGCGTCCAGACCGGCTACTCCCCGATCCTCTTCCAGTACCAGGACGGCGCCCAGGCGGTGGTCTTCCCCTCCGACGAGGCGGGTGCCGTCGCCGCACAGCTGCCCTACTGA
- a CDS encoding NAD(P)/FAD-dependent oxidoreductase produces the protein MSSTQTHHDVDVVVVGAGFAGLAMLRELRDERGMSVRVLEAGDDVGGVWYWNRYPGARCDVDSTDYSYTFSPELDEEWNWSERYATQPEILRYVHHVADRFDLRRDVTTGARVATATWDDDTAHWDVTCEDGTTARGRYLVMATGCLSAVKRPQVEGIEDFTGQVLHTADWPREPVDLAGKRVGVIGTGSSGIQVIPRIAPEVAELVVFQRTPAFSVPAHHQVLTDAERAALKLSLPERREMLRNSPTGLSVPVTRRGALDDDDATREQHYEEQWHSAGFGFLLAYNDLLISHEANRTASDFIRGKIAERVTDPALAEKLSPHTYPYGAKRPCVDTGYYETFNRENVTLVDIAAAPLTRATATTLETTDAAYDLDVIVFATGFDAMTGSLLKPTITGRDGVTLQEHWAGGPLTYLGLMTAGFPNMFVIAGPGSPSLLGNVMVSIEQHVDWVSALLVDSEAAGTPVIEATEEAERAWVDRVNAAAAPTLYMEAASYYLGAEIEGKPRVFMPYAGGLRRYRRECDEVAREGYRGFRRSPEPSTDLQPA, from the coding sequence ATGAGCAGCACCCAGACCCACCACGACGTCGACGTCGTGGTGGTCGGCGCCGGGTTCGCCGGCCTCGCCATGCTCCGCGAGCTGCGCGACGAACGCGGGATGAGCGTGCGGGTCCTGGAGGCCGGCGACGACGTCGGCGGCGTCTGGTACTGGAACCGCTACCCCGGTGCCCGCTGCGACGTGGACTCCACCGACTACAGCTACACCTTCTCCCCCGAGCTGGACGAGGAGTGGAACTGGTCCGAGCGCTACGCCACGCAGCCGGAGATCCTCCGCTACGTGCACCACGTCGCCGACCGGTTCGACCTGCGTCGCGACGTCACCACCGGGGCCCGCGTCGCCACCGCCACCTGGGACGACGACACCGCCCACTGGGACGTGACCTGCGAGGACGGCACCACCGCCCGTGGCCGCTACCTGGTGATGGCCACCGGCTGCCTGTCGGCGGTCAAGCGGCCCCAGGTCGAGGGCATCGAGGACTTCACCGGCCAGGTGCTGCACACCGCCGACTGGCCGCGCGAGCCCGTGGACCTGGCCGGCAAGCGGGTCGGCGTGATCGGCACCGGGTCCTCCGGCATCCAGGTCATCCCGCGCATCGCCCCCGAGGTGGCGGAGCTGGTGGTCTTCCAGCGCACCCCCGCCTTCAGCGTGCCGGCCCACCACCAGGTGCTCACCGACGCCGAGCGGGCGGCGCTGAAGCTCTCGCTGCCCGAGCGCCGGGAGATGCTGCGCAACAGCCCCACCGGGCTGTCGGTGCCGGTCACCCGCCGCGGCGCCCTGGACGACGACGACGCCACCCGCGAGCAGCACTACGAGGAGCAGTGGCACTCCGCCGGCTTCGGGTTCCTGCTGGCCTACAACGACCTGCTCATCAGCCACGAGGCCAACCGGACGGCGTCGGACTTCATCCGCGGCAAGATCGCCGAGCGCGTCACCGACCCGGCGCTGGCCGAGAAGCTGTCGCCGCACACCTACCCCTACGGCGCCAAGCGGCCGTGCGTGGACACCGGCTACTACGAGACGTTCAACCGGGAGAACGTCACCCTGGTCGACATCGCCGCGGCGCCGCTGACCCGGGCGACGGCCACCACGCTGGAGACGACGGACGCCGCGTACGACCTCGACGTCATCGTCTTCGCCACGGGCTTCGACGCGATGACCGGCTCGCTGCTCAAGCCGACCATCACCGGCCGGGACGGCGTCACGCTTCAGGAGCACTGGGCCGGCGGACCGCTGACCTACCTGGGCCTGATGACCGCCGGCTTCCCGAACATGTTCGTCATCGCCGGGCCCGGGTCGCCGTCCCTGCTGGGCAACGTGATGGTCTCCATCGAGCAGCACGTCGACTGGGTCTCGGCCCTGCTGGTGGACTCCGAGGCCGCGGGCACCCCGGTCATCGAGGCTACCGAGGAGGCCGAGCGCGCCTGGGTCGACCGCGTCAACGCCGCAGCCGCCCCGACCCTCTACATGGAGGCCGCGTCGTACTACCTGGGCGCGGAGATCGAGGGCAAGCCGCGGGTGTTCATGCCCTACGCCGGTGGCCTGCGCCGCTACCGCCGGGAGTGCGACGAGGTGGCCCGCGAGGGCTACCGCGGCTTCCGCCGCAGCCCCGAGCCCAGCACGGACCTCCAGCCGGCCTGA
- a CDS encoding alpha/beta hydrolase has translation MDWSGTPNAGVRALLEAFAAQGVQPFDRMSVLQARVSVSASTRIGGPRTEVADVRDLLVEGRLPVRVYHPSPGSPLPLVVYFHGGGFVAGGVAVADRACRGLAVAAGVVVVSVEYRLSPETPFPGPQEDCVAAVRWAVAHAAELGADPDRLVLAGDSAGATLAASTSRTLRDRGGPAVVRQLLVYPTLAPPRGRTTPSLVDNAADFSMTTASLDWFWDHHLAGAPATPEAAPLLATDLAGLPPTTLVVAEFDPLRDEGVDYAHALEAAGVPVTLHAVPGTIHGFWWMAGALPEAAELTAWLGTHLRAVLA, from the coding sequence GTGGACTGGTCCGGGACGCCCAACGCCGGGGTGCGCGCCCTGCTGGAGGCCTTCGCGGCCCAGGGCGTGCAGCCCTTCGACCGGATGAGCGTGCTGCAGGCCCGGGTCTCGGTGTCGGCCTCGACCCGGATCGGCGGCCCGCGCACCGAGGTGGCCGACGTCCGCGACCTGCTGGTGGAGGGTCGGCTCCCCGTGCGGGTCTACCACCCGTCGCCGGGGTCCCCGCTGCCGCTGGTCGTCTACTTCCACGGCGGTGGCTTCGTGGCCGGCGGCGTCGCGGTGGCCGACCGGGCCTGTCGCGGACTGGCCGTCGCCGCGGGGGTGGTCGTGGTGTCGGTGGAGTACCGGCTCTCCCCGGAGACGCCGTTCCCCGGGCCGCAGGAGGACTGCGTGGCCGCCGTCCGCTGGGCGGTCGCGCACGCCGCCGAGCTGGGCGCCGACCCCGACCGGCTGGTGCTGGCCGGCGACAGTGCCGGCGCGACCCTGGCCGCGAGCACCAGCCGGACGCTGCGGGACCGCGGCGGGCCGGCCGTCGTCCGCCAGCTGCTCGTCTACCCGACGCTGGCGCCACCCCGCGGGCGCACGACGCCCTCGCTGGTCGACAACGCCGCGGACTTCTCCATGACGACGGCGTCGCTGGACTGGTTCTGGGACCACCACCTCGCCGGCGCCCCGGCGACCCCGGAGGCCGCCCCGCTGCTGGCCACCGACCTGGCCGGGCTGCCGCCGACGACGCTGGTGGTGGCGGAGTTCGACCCGCTGCGCGACGAGGGCGTGGACTACGCGCACGCCCTGGAGGCCGCCGGGGTGCCGGTCACGCTGCACGCCGTCCCGGGCACGATCCACGGCTTCTGGTGGATGGCCGGCGCCCTGCCCGAGGCCGCCGAGCTCACCGCCTGGCTCGGGACGCACCTTCGCGCCGTGCTCGCCTGA
- a CDS encoding ester cyclase, which yields MHDLARLAQRFTIDWLDRADATVPPQIMAPGYQVHIGDVELDGLGAYTPATVGQLEQFPGLQLTVHSLVLTEDRLALHFTEHGASVRHDLRGAAWTGVALFAWDGEVLTENWTQEDYAARRRQLADGVPDTVGPPMVAPWTTQPAAPDPAAEDVVRAWLGSAQPGFDSVTWDDGLTAALVRPRGLEVAELFSAGSTVAFAATQTGEFLGTDELPADGGPVRLGLAGLVTVADGVVSGGVVVSDRHGLLRSRSRR from the coding sequence ATGCACGACCTCGCGAGACTGGCCCAGCGGTTCACGATCGACTGGCTGGACCGGGCCGATGCCACGGTGCCGCCGCAGATCATGGCGCCGGGCTACCAGGTGCACATCGGGGACGTCGAGCTCGACGGGCTCGGGGCCTACACCCCGGCCACGGTCGGCCAGCTCGAGCAGTTCCCCGGCCTGCAGCTGACGGTGCACTCCCTGGTGCTCACCGAGGACCGGCTCGCGCTGCACTTCACCGAGCACGGCGCCTCGGTGCGGCACGACCTGCGCGGGGCGGCCTGGACCGGTGTCGCGCTGTTCGCCTGGGACGGCGAGGTGCTCACCGAGAACTGGACCCAGGAGGACTACGCGGCCCGCCGGCGGCAGCTCGCCGACGGGGTGCCCGACACCGTGGGCCCGCCGATGGTGGCGCCCTGGACGACGCAGCCGGCGGCGCCCGACCCGGCCGCCGAGGACGTCGTCCGGGCCTGGCTGGGGTCGGCCCAGCCCGGCTTCGACAGCGTGACCTGGGACGACGGGCTGACGGCTGCGCTGGTGCGACCCCGGGGGCTGGAGGTCGCCGAGCTGTTCTCCGCCGGCTCCACGGTCGCGTTCGCCGCGACCCAGACCGGGGAGTTCCTGGGCACCGACGAGCTGCCGGCCGACGGGGGACCGGTCCGTCTCGGCCTGGCCGGGCTGGTCACGGTGGCCGACGGCGTCGTCTCCGGCGGCGTCGTGGTCAGCGACCGGCACGGCCTGCTGAGGTCCCGCAGCCGGCGCTGA